In one window of Nesterenkonia sandarakina DNA:
- a CDS encoding RNA-binding S4 domain-containing protein, whose protein sequence is MTETAATPGPTGPVRIDAWLWSVRLFKTRSAATAACRAGHITIDGNPAKASLRIAPGTRIHIRRPGHELILDVVHTLSKRVGPPVAREAYRDHSPERVRPRDVGLPVRARGSGRPTKRERRKLEELRGKLPE, encoded by the coding sequence ATGACAGAGACCGCCGCCACCCCCGGCCCCACCGGTCCGGTCCGCATCGATGCATGGCTCTGGTCCGTCCGGCTCTTCAAGACCCGCTCCGCTGCGACAGCGGCCTGCCGCGCCGGCCACATCACCATCGACGGCAATCCGGCGAAGGCATCTCTGCGCATCGCGCCGGGAACCCGGATTCATATCCGTCGCCCCGGGCATGAGCTGATCCTGGACGTGGTCCACACGCTCTCCAAACGAGTGGGACCCCCTGTTGCCAGGGAGGCCTATCGGGACCACTCGCCAGAACGGGTCCGGCCCCGCGACGTCGGACTGCCGGTGCGCGCGCGTGGATCGGGGCGTCCCACCAAACGGGAGCGCAGAAAGCTCGAGGAGCTGCGCGGCAAGCTCCCGGAGTGA